GGTGGGCCATGAGCAGCCAGGCGAATGTGATGAGCTCCCCGCCTTCACTCAGCTGCGCCGCGTGCATCTCTGCCTTCGACTTGCCAGCGGTGTAGAGGAGTAGCCTCACCCACAGGCGTGCTATCTCCTCCAGTGTTTCTATGGTTGCCACCAATTCAAAGTCCTCCATGAGCTTTGTGACATCTTTAAGCCGTTCAGGTTCCTGGAAGTGATCCAGGGTAGCTGTGGCGCTGATAGACAGTGGCAGCATGGAAGGGTGGGTAACCAAAAGGTACATCATGTAGTTGGAGAGTTTCCGGCATACCTCCACCAGACCAGAAGGTACATCTGGCCTTGCAGCATTTGCTTCCATGTCCTCACTAGGGGAAGCAGGTTTTTCTAAAAGTGTCTCTGTGACGTAGTGCATGAAGATAATACCGTAGCCAAAGTCTCTAATAATCCCATCCTGTGCATTGCCAAACAGTGGGCTAATGTTTGGCCATTTTTGTGGTGTTTGATCATCGTCAAACTCATGTAGTAACAGACTAAGCTCTTTTGCTACACATTTCACGATCATTTCATCCACATCCGTGTACTTGGTGTCCAATAGATTGCTTATCCAAAACATTTTCTTCTTTTTAACACCGAGAAAACCCACAAACAGCTTTCTGAAGACGACCATTATTTGTCCATTACATGTACTTCGCTGCAGGTCGCTGTCAGTTAACCAGCTATGGAAGTTGTACTGCCCAATCAAATTTGGCCACCGTTGTTTCATCCTCGGGTATCCGATGTCACAGCAAAACACAAACCATGACAACCTGGCAAGGACATCACAATTTTGAACCTTCAACCATGCCCATGTCCATGGTGACATCATGGAAATGAACATTGAGCAGACTTCCAGGAAAAAGCACCCGACAAATAGTGCATAGGTGATTGCAATATCAGCTTTGCTATACCTCTGTTTGTCATCTGGATGGAAGAGCGCAAAAGCAACAATAACCGAGGCCTGGGAGATGCATCTAAGCATAACTCCGCTCCAAGTCCTGAGCACAAGAGCCTTAGTGTAGAGGTCGTCGTATATTATGCCAAGCTGAAGCCTCACCATCTTGATCATTTCATCAGAGTCGACTTCTGTCTTTACCAATTCGTCTGACGATGGATCAATCATGCTGCGCTCCAGTAAGACATCAAGGGCGCGTGGCATGGAATTGAGAGCAGCGCCAACAAAGCCAGCGTCGCCAGCGATTCCTTCAGGCAATTGTTTTCTGCTCTGATGCCCAGTTGAGCTCTCAAGACTTCTAAGACGGCCACACTTGAGAGACCATATTCTTTCTCCATACTTGATAATTCCGGCAATAAACGCAAAGATACCTGAGAGTAAAAGGTTCGCGCTGTGTCTTCCAATGGACTTCTGGAATACATATAAAGCTAGGACAATTTGGGTGAGCAGATTCAAGAGATGCCTCAACCACAAGTTGTTATCCTCCATGGCAAAAGCAGTAATGGTGTCCTGCCCACCAAGATGAATGAGGAGAAATGGTGCCCAAAAGAAAGCCAGTTGTTCGGTTCTTCTCAGCCTTTCAATGTTGATATCCTGATGCCGTGACAGATAGCCGAGTGCATAGACTGCTGCCAGGTCTGCCCCCAAGTAAGCAGCCCAAAGGGAGCTCCTTAGGAGCCTGTTGCCGCTACACCGCCGGAGCCTGCcggcgaagaagaggaacaacTGCAATGTGAAGCTAAGGAGCACGAGTAGCTGTATTTCCCACTCATTATATAGTCTGATGATCAAACGCTCCATCGCATGTATGCTAGATTCAGAATGTCTTGGACCACCTGATGGATACAAGAAAATGTAAAATAATTCAGTgtgcattttcaaaaaaaaaaagcaaaATATCCTCCTCTTTCAAATAGAATTTGTCTCCGCTTTAGGCAAAACTATTCAGTGTCTTGTTTGTGACATCATTTTCCCCTGGCTAGCGAATTATACCGATGCTATACTCTGTCTGCAGTTAAAGCACTAATTGAAGGTTCTCTACAGGCCCTATATTAGCAGTAAACCAAACATATAAAATTATAGTTATTTGGGAAGTTCTATCAAAAGGAGACGGAATTATATTACAAGGAATCTGTTTTGCATTGAGCCCACTCGTCCAGAGTGGATTTGTGGATTGGTTGCCGGCTAGAATGGATTTGTTGCCGGCGCCAGCTTCAGAGCAGAATGCCGGCAGTGACAACTGGACGGACGGTCTCTGCAAGAAATACCAGAGCACTGTGGTTCTCCACACAACCCAGACGATGCCCGACATGATGGGGACCAAAGCTTCCGAGCCTGAGAGGCTGAGGACCACGCTGACGAAAATGGCGTGGACATCGAACACTATGAGCGTTAGCCATTCTAGAGTGCCCAGACACAAGCTCAAGCCATTCTAGAGTGTCTATCCAGGGAAATGCTGCCATGTAGCCAAATTAATTGGCGCATATTGCACAAGGGAGGCGGCATATAAGATAATCCAGTTTGTGTATTCCAGTTCAACAAGAAAGACAGTTTGTGTATTCCTCAGACATCTTGCATCTAGAGGAGCTGCGGGGTAGACATATTTTTAAGTTTACATATGACTTGGAAGAAAAGATGGACTATCAAAGATCCTTCTCAATAGCACCAACAAAGAGGACCTGAAGCAAAGCCATTTGTCTAATCTCTACTTGGGCACTTCCAATCTAGAAAAACCGAAGTTGAACGTACATAGGGGGGCAAAGGATGGAGATCTGAACTCCAGCTAAGTCGAaccttcacaaacaaatttggAGTTCTATTGCAAGGTTGCTGTCTCTAATCTTCAAAGTAGATACACGCACAAACGACTGCAGATAGGTACGTAACAAGAATGGAAGGCGTCATACCTCGAACAGATTGCGGCTGTGCTCAACTGCCAGAGAAGTGATGGTCTAGCTGAATACAGGATCAGGCAACGACGTTATCTTGAAGACTCCAAGGACCTGATGTTTATGAAGAACTCCTGTGTTGATCTCGGGTTTGCAGCTGCGTTTAAATTACACTGATCGGTTTAGGACCAGCTCATTGATTAAACGAATCGACCATTAGCTGCAGCTGATAACTTTGTCAAGTCAAATGAAGTATATGGACCACGTGGCAAGCGATCAAAACTTGATATGAACCCCAAAAAACAATGTATATGGGGGCGCCCCTCGATGTAACTGATTAGTATAAGCAATTCAGTAAACATGTGACAGCGGCGTAGTTACCGCTAACCACATGTGTGTGTGCATACCGAATTTGTATGTCCTTTGGTTGCAGCTTCGCTGCCGTGCATCCGGCTCCCAATGCAAGGATAACCTGTATGATCCTAAAATTAAAGAAAGTTGGTCTCATACGCTTCAGGTTCCACAAGGGAAAGGATCAAATGTGTAAGCCAGCGCCAAAGTGAACACAAACAACTTACAACACCAAGGAAATGTGCAATAAGAACATCCCAATCATTTTCGTGCAGTGAAGGAAGCAAGTGCTCAATAACACCCTTGTCTTTGACGGGTAATTCCATGGACATTGAATGGAAGGAAAATAAATAGCTCATCGCACAGCAAGGGCAAAATGGTACTGAGCAGATGAGATACGGTGTCGAGATCTTTATAACATTAAAAGAAGGGTATGGAAATGACTTGTTGAATTGCTCTGGGTACCAAGTCCTTTAACATACTGCCATTAATCAAAAGAAATCCACAGAAGAGATGGGCATAAATACCGCAGTGCACCAAAATTGTGCAGACAAGATAACTTGATAAAGGTCGTTTGAAGCTGATGGGTGGCATCAGATAATAAGGCGGAGTTTTGTAAACATATCAAAGATCCAGTGTTTACCATATAATATTTCACATCATTTGCAGGGTTTGATAAATTTGTATGGGAAAAAAAGTAAGACAAATAGAGAGCTTTATGCAAGGCATCAGATACTAAGCGGGGATTAGTAGTCCACACATGGATTTTTCCATTGAGAGTGTAGGATATCTGATCAACACTTGCCAGCAGGAAAGTAAAATAATTCTAAATATTTTAGAACAATATCTGAGAAGAAACTCTCGGTTAGACCATTTGACTCCAGAGCAATGGCAAAGGCCGCAAATGGTTGGTAAGTAAACCGTCTCACTATCCACGCTCGCTGTGTCCCCCTCAGATCCAAGTCCAGTAAAAAACTTGTCTGCCAACTGAGAGGGAGAATAGGAACTAAGTGCAAACatgagaaaaataagaagaaaataa
Above is a window of Triticum aestivum cultivar Chinese Spring chromosome 6B, IWGSC CS RefSeq v2.1, whole genome shotgun sequence DNA encoding:
- the LOC123139505 gene encoding uncharacterized protein, which translates into the protein MERLIIRLYNEWEIQLLVLLSFTLQLFLFFAGRLRRCSGNRLLRSSLWAAYLGADLAAVYALGYLSRHQDINIERLRRTEQLAFFWAPFLLIHLGGQDTITAFAMEDNNLWLRHLLNLLTQIVLALYVFQKSIGRHSANLLLSGIFAFIAGIIKYGERIWSLKCGRLRSLESSTGHQSRKQLPEGIAGDAGFVGAALNSMPRALDVLLERSMIDPSSDELVKTEVDSDEMIKMVRLQLGIIYDDLYTKALVLRTWSGVMLRCISQASVIVAFALFHPDDKQRYSKADIAITYALFVGCFFLEVCSMFISMMSPWTWAWLKVQNCDVLARLSWFVFCCDIGYPRMKQRWPNLIGQYNFHSWLTDSDLQRSTCNGQIMVVFRKLFVGFLGVKKKKMFWISNLLDTKYTDVDEMIVKCVAKELSLLLHEFDDDQTPQKWPNISPLFGNAQDGIIRDFGYGIIFMHYVTETLLEKPASPSEDMEANAARPDVPSGLVEVCRKLSNYMMYLLVTHPSMLPLSISATATLDHFQEPERLKDVTKLMEDFELVATIETLEEIARLWVRLLLYTAGKSKAEMHAAQLSEGGELITFAWLLMAHRGIGDYHLRRIHLTNGNTRGADAELTNVYAFYVPRKSEDQIPAADHG